GATAATTGCGAAACGCGATCCACTGATGCCGCCGAGGGTCGCCTTTGTCCTGCGGCATGGATTCCCACCATTCGACACCCTTGATGCCGTCGATCTCGACCCAGCGAACCTTCTCGTACTTGCCCTGTTTCAGATTCTCGAGAGCCGATTCGTAGGTCGCTTTCAGGCTGACATCAGCCGGTACCGACGATGGCAGGTCTGAGATCGTCGCGATCAGGAAAGCGTTGTCAGGCGAGCCGTAATTGAAGCTCTGCTTGCTGACGTTCATTTTCTTCCACGATCCCGGCATGGTGAAGGAGATGTTCTGATCTTCCCATTTTACCTCGGTTCCGCCGTCCTTTATCGCTTGCTGTGCGCCGCTAAGTGTCGCTTTTTCGACCTCTACATCGTCCTTCTTATCTTTTGCGGGTGCTGTCGCGGTGTTGGAACTCGCATTTGATCCGCCCGACATTTCTTTGAGCCGATCGCCAAGTCCGCAAAATGCCAATATAAGAACCAACAGGCCCAAAGGCCAAAAAGATCTGAACATATTTTCCTCCTACTACTTCTGAATCAACGTCAATTCTGATTTCAAACGACGTAAATTGCAAAAATGGACCGGCGATAAAAGCTTATGTGCATATTCAATAGGGAACTGAAGCACTGCTTTACGCTATAATCTGATTTCAATTCGCGATGCACACGCCACAGCTTTTTACCGACCTGCTGATCATTTTGCTGGCCTCTGTACCGGTGGCGTTTATCTGCGTGCGGTTGAAACTGCCGCTCATCGCAGGCTTTATGGTCGCCGGCATGGCAATAGGGCCCTACGGCCTCGGCCTCATAAAAGATACCAGTGCTATTGAGGTTTTGGCTGAGATCGGCGTCATGCTGCTGCTGTTCACCATCGGGCTTGAGTTCTCGCCAACGCGGCTCAAGGAGATGCGGCGGAACGTCCTGATCGGCGGCGGGCTCCAGGTGACGATAACCATCGCGGCAGTGACCCTTATCGCGTTCTTGCTCGGCAGGGCTTGGAATCAGGCACTCTTTTTCGGTTTCCTGATCGCACTTTCCAGCACGGCGATAGTCCTGAAATCGTACGTTGAGCGCAACGAGGTCGATTCGCCTCATGGCCGCGTCAGCATCGGCATCCTGATCTTTCAGGATCTCAGTATTCTGGTCATGCTGCTGCTGATACCGCTGATAGGCAACGCCGGCGAGATGACGCTTGCCGAGGCATTGAAACAGCTCGCTATCTCGGTCGTAGCAATGGCAGCTATCGTTGTCGCGTCGTGGTTTCTGATACAGCCGCTGCTCTCGAAGATAGTCAGCCTCCGCAGCCCGGAAGTTTTCTTGCTGACCGTCGTATTTCTTCTGATGGCCTTTTCGTGGGCGACATCGCATTTCGGAATGTCGCTCGCACTTGGAGCTTTCATTGCGGGTGTTGTGATCGCGAATTCTGATTACAGCCATCAGTCAGAAACCGAAGTGCTCCCGTTTCGCGACGTCTTCAACAGCATTTTCTTTGTTTCGATCGGACTGCTGCTGTCGTTGGCGACGTTGTTTGAGAACATCGGATTCGTCGCTGTCCTCGTCGTGACACTGATGATGATGAAAGCACTGATCGTCTGGATGGTCGTGCGAATTTTAGGCAATCCGCAGCGTGTCGCGGTCGTCGCTGCCCTCGGTCTGGCACAGATCGGTGAGTTTTCGTTCGTATTGGCAAAGGCCGGGCAAGGTGCGGGCCTGTTGCCCGACGCCGATTATCAGAGCTTCCTGGCGGCATCAGTAATATCGATGCTCGCAACGCCGTTCCTGATCGCGTGGGCACCGAATATCGGCTTTGCCATGCAAAAAGTGCTCAGCGACGGCAGCCGCGGCGAGATCGAGAACTGCGAGGACGACATTCACATGACGTCGAGCGGCGGCCTAACGCAGCATGTGATCATAGTCGGCTACGGCCTTAACGGTCGCAATTTGGCTCGCGTTCTTCGCACCGTCGGCGTGCCTTACACCATCTTAGACCTGCAGGCTGACGTGGTAAAAAAGGCTAAGGCAGATGGTGAAAAGATCAATTTTGGCGATGCTACGAGGCGCGACGTCCTTATCCACGCAGGCATAGACACGGCATGGGTACTCGTACTTGCCCTTTCAGATCCGCCCGCGGCCCGCCGTGCCGTTACTCAAGCAAGGCAGTGCAATCCCAATGTGCACATAATCGTCCGAACACGCTACACCTCGGAGATCACTGAACTGACGGGCCTCGGTGCGAACGAGGTAATACCCGAAGAATTTGAGACAAGTATCGAGATCTTCGCGCGCGTACTCCACCGGTTCGGAATGCCCCGGCCGACCATCGAAGACCAGATCGCACGTGTCAGGCGCCAAAAATATCAGATGCTCCGCAGCCCGTCGATACCGCAGCCGGCAGCGGCATCGCTTGAAACGGTGCTGCAGCAGCTCGTAACGGAGACCGTCCGGGTCGAAGCTGGATCGCCTGTTGTCGGCAAGAGCCTTGGCGTGCTGGACCTGAGAGGGAAGACAGGAGCAACGGTTCTTGCGGTCGTCCACGAGGACGACACAAATGTCAGTCCGGGAGCAAACTACACTCTGTGCGAAGGCGATACACTTCTGATATCCGGCTCCGCAGCCAAGATCGAAAAAGCGATCGAGATGATACGGCCTGATGGAGATATCGGCGGCTTCAATCCGTAGTTCTTCGGTCGGCACTGAACTACTGTTGAAGTTATAATTGGAAATTATGAGATCTCTAGTTTTACTTTCTGCACTATTCTGTTTCGTTCTGATCGCTGAAGTTTCCGGGCAGACACGCACGTTCCGATGGTCGGATATGATGTGCGATTATCAAGGAACCTATAACTCGCAAAAATACACCGCAAAGCAGTTGTCGGATACCGTAAAGCTCATCGAGCCCGGCAGTTACAGCATTTCCGTGTGGGCCACTGTTTTTCATCCGCGTGATCTGCCGCTGCTGTCGCTCGATAAGCTCAACGATGATTTCCGCGAACAGCAGGCTGCTATCAATGCACTCCAGATCGTCAATGTGCCGTATTTTCAACGCCTTCGGGAGAAGAAGCTCGAAGAGATGCGTCAGGTATATGAACTTTCACGCGTTACGATCGCAGCACACAGCGAGCCGTCCGTCCTTCGTACTTACCGTGGCGCAGACGCATGCAAGGCAAAATATGCCGAGCCTCTGATAGCCGGCGGCGATGCACTTTTGCGGACATGGCGAGAGGTGAACGAGCGTTCGCGTTCGGTCAATTCAGAGCCCGAAAGGCTTCGCCGAGATTTCGAAGAACAGGTGGCATCGCCCGACAAAATGAAATTTGCTCTGGTCGAGGTGATGGGTTTTGGATGGTGGAACTGCGTCAACGAGACGGTCTTTCGCGTCGAGAGCGACGGAACCGCCGAAAAAGAATTCCGCAAACTGTTTACTCGCGTTCGCGACCTCGGGTGCGACGGCCCGTGATCACTTTGCCGTAGTCTGCCTCTGCCTTTCGAAATGTTCAGCTATTTCGGCGGCGGCCTTTTGTCCGACAAAGGGCTTCAGTTCATCAACTGGGGCCTTCGCTATTCTCTCAATCGAGCCGAAATTGCGGAGCAGTTTCATCTTGCGTTTTTCGCCGACGCCGGGAATTTCGGACAATTCAGATGAGAAATCCCGTTTCTCACGGCGTTTGCGGTGAAATTCGACGGCCGTCTTGTGTGTCTCCTCGCGGATCTGCAAGATCAGGCGAAACGCGAGCGAATTGCGGTCAAACGGTATAGGACGGTCCTCGCTGCCCTGAACGAGAAGATGTGAGATGTCTTTGTGGCGTTTCGGCGGTTTGACGAGGCCGACAAGTTTAATTTGTTCAAGGTCTAGTTCACGCATCGCCGCGGCGGCCGCCGACAATTGCCCTTTGCCGCCGTCAATAAAAACAAGCTGCGGCAGCGGTTTTTGTTCGTCAATTAGCCGCCGATAACGCCGAAGGACGGCCTCGTGCATCGAAGCAAAATCATTCGCTCCTTCGACCGTCTTTATGATAAATCGCCTGTAATCACGGCGTGCGGGCTTGCCGTTCTCAAAAACGACGATGCCGGCCACGTTCTCAGCACCGGAAATATTGGAGATGTCGAAAGATTCGATGCGTTCCGGAAAATACGATAGCTCCAACAGTTCCTGAAGCTCCTCGAGCACCTTCTGCGAATCGGGCTTGAGCACGCGGAAACGCTGCTCGAATGCGATCTTTGCGTTGGTTTCTACAAGTTCGACCATCTCTCGTTTTGTCCCGCGTTTCGGATCCAATATCTTCACTCGACGCCCGCGTCGTTCGGTCAATGCTCGCTCCAGGACATCACGATCCGCAAAATCGATGGGTACGTGTATCTCCAGCGGTACGTAATCCGTCGAATAATATTGAGCCAAAACCTCGCCCAAAAATTCGGCGGCATCGAACGTATTGTCTTCTGGAAGGTCCTCCCAAAAGAACTCCCGGCGTCC
This sequence is a window from Acidobacteriota bacterium. Protein-coding genes within it:
- a CDS encoding cation:proton antiporter, whose protein sequence is MHTPQLFTDLLIILLASVPVAFICVRLKLPLIAGFMVAGMAIGPYGLGLIKDTSAIEVLAEIGVMLLLFTIGLEFSPTRLKEMRRNVLIGGGLQVTITIAAVTLIAFLLGRAWNQALFFGFLIALSSTAIVLKSYVERNEVDSPHGRVSIGILIFQDLSILVMLLLIPLIGNAGEMTLAEALKQLAISVVAMAAIVVASWFLIQPLLSKIVSLRSPEVFLLTVVFLLMAFSWATSHFGMSLALGAFIAGVVIANSDYSHQSETEVLPFRDVFNSIFFVSIGLLLSLATLFENIGFVAVLVVTLMMMKALIVWMVVRILGNPQRVAVVAALGLAQIGEFSFVLAKAGQGAGLLPDADYQSFLAASVISMLATPFLIAWAPNIGFAMQKVLSDGSRGEIENCEDDIHMTSSGGLTQHVIIVGYGLNGRNLARVLRTVGVPYTILDLQADVVKKAKADGEKINFGDATRRDVLIHAGIDTAWVLVLALSDPPAARRAVTQARQCNPNVHIIVRTRYTSEITELTGLGANEVIPEEFETSIEIFARVLHRFGMPRPTIEDQIARVRRQKYQMLRSPSIPQPAAASLETVLQQLVTETVRVEAGSPVVGKSLGVLDLRGKTGATVLAVVHEDDTNVSPGANYTLCEGDTLLISGSAAKIEKAIEMIRPDGDIGGFNP
- the uvrC gene encoding excinuclease ABC subunit UvrC; the encoded protein is MTIAEKLKTLPTAAGIYIHKNEAGRIIYIGKAKNLRNRVRSYFQASRNLDPKTRQLVKYISDFEFIVVDNEVEALILESNLIKKHKPRFNIFLKDDKSYPHLKLTNEEFPKVVITRRLVKDGSTYYGPFLPATLARNTLNLINRAFQLRTCDIEIDGKLPRPCLEYHLKRCLGPCVKGLCTPQEYAEAAADVRTLLDGKNKELAKSLEQRMWQFAEQDKFELAARYRDLHKTVIALGETQKMATTADRDVDIVGFYRERQRVALQLFTMREGRIVGRREFFWEDLPEDNTFDAAEFLGEVLAQYYSTDYVPLEIHVPIDFADRDVLERALTERRGRRVKILDPKRGTKREMVELVETNAKIAFEQRFRVLKPDSQKVLEELQELLELSYFPERIESFDISNISGAENVAGIVVFENGKPARRDYRRFIIKTVEGANDFASMHEAVLRRYRRLIDEQKPLPQLVFIDGGKGQLSAAAAAMRELDLEQIKLVGLVKPPKRHKDISHLLVQGSEDRPIPFDRNSLAFRLILQIREETHKTAVEFHRKRREKRDFSSELSEIPGVGEKRKMKLLRNFGSIERIAKAPVDELKPFVGQKAAAEIAEHFERQRQTTAK